A genome region from Bacteroides stercoris ATCC 43183 includes the following:
- the leuD gene encoding 3-isopropylmalate dehydratase small subunit: MKQKFNIINSTCVPLPLENVDTDQIIPARFLKATTKEDFGENLFRDWRYDKQGNKIESFVLNDPTYGGQILVAGKNFGSGSSREHAAWAIADYGFRVVVSSFFADIHKNNELNNFVLPVVVSEPFLKELFDSVFANPKTEVEVNLPEQTITNKATGKSEHFEINAYKKHCLMNGLDDIDFLVENKDKIESWEKKHEA, from the coding sequence ATGAAACAGAAATTCAATATCATCAACAGCACTTGTGTACCTCTTCCGTTGGAGAATGTGGATACCGACCAGATAATCCCTGCACGTTTCCTGAAAGCCACCACGAAAGAAGACTTTGGCGAGAACTTGTTTCGCGACTGGCGGTATGACAAGCAAGGCAACAAAATAGAATCTTTCGTACTGAACGACCCTACCTACGGCGGACAAATCCTTGTGGCCGGCAAGAACTTCGGTTCGGGAAGCAGCCGCGAGCATGCGGCATGGGCCATTGCCGACTATGGTTTCCGCGTGGTGGTGAGCAGCTTCTTTGCGGATATCCATAAGAACAACGAACTGAATAATTTCGTGCTTCCCGTGGTGGTGAGCGAACCGTTCCTGAAAGAACTTTTCGACTCGGTTTTCGCCAATCCCAAAACGGAAGTGGAAGTGAACCTGCCCGAACAGACCATTACCAACAAGGCCACGGGCAAGAGCGAGCATTTTGAAATCAATGCCTACAAGAAACACTGCCTGATGAACGGATTGGACGATATAGATTTCCTTGTAGAGAATAAAGACAAAATAGAATCCTGGGAGAAGAAACATGAAGCATAA
- a CDS encoding HU family DNA-binding protein — protein MDVLVERFQRRRIVSDKSSPMLYYLRQKPKTCGTVDIDVLAASIQKNCAMTKGDVKHVIEALVEEIQANLANGDKVKLNQLGTLHMTFRCPGVEKSEDCTVRNISKVNIRFVPDKELKLVNGSTAATRSPANVAFSLDKPADGSSSGGSGGNSGEEENPLG, from the coding sequence ATGGATGTACTTGTAGAACGCTTTCAGCGTCGTAGAATCGTGAGCGATAAAAGCTCTCCCATGTTGTATTATCTCCGTCAGAAACCCAAAACGTGCGGAACGGTGGATATCGATGTCCTCGCCGCCAGTATTCAGAAGAACTGCGCCATGACAAAAGGCGATGTGAAGCACGTGATAGAGGCTCTTGTGGAAGAGATTCAGGCGAACCTTGCCAACGGCGACAAGGTGAAGCTGAACCAGCTCGGCACGCTTCACATGACGTTCCGCTGTCCGGGTGTGGAGAAGTCGGAAGACTGCACGGTGAGGAATATCTCCAAAGTGAATATCCGCTTTGTGCCCGACAAGGAGCTGAAGCTTGTGAACGGCAGTACGGCTGCCACCCGCAGCCCGGCAAACGTGGCTTTCTCGCTGGACAAGCCTGCGGACGGCAGTTCTTCCGGTGGTAGCGGCGGCAATAGCGGCGAAGAGGAGAATCCGCTCGGATAG
- a CDS encoding PepSY-like domain-containing protein: MIMKKHLFAMVCMAVSLWSCSNDDAPGVGGPENGKVSAEAQAALFQLYPNATDVNWSVKGEYVVADFNMAATRAAAGEYAAWFDNAGRWYMTTDSEILFDQLPAEVKTAFGESEYSAWTVDEVERIQRNGLEDVYVIEVKNTVDGVATEIDLYYSKDGVLVKKLVDMDEDYDYSDYIPVAPAAGVDAFLKANFPNARILDIDREDNMTEVEILDGKVVRELLFDGTGNWLFTKTEMSYAALPAVVKQALDASEYAGYRVDDVDHYVTSAEEYYRLELESVMGDVKVKITATGELSPMEQNPAGPGNNAGGILTDKIKEFITQKYAGARIIESDMEKGMTEVEIFHEGREKDVYFNGAQDWVRTEWGVRVNELPAAVLDVIRKTYADYRIDDADYVETRTESYYLVELERGENEVDLRILPNGTIL, encoded by the coding sequence ATGATTATGAAAAAACATTTGTTTGCCATGGTTTGTATGGCTGTGAGTTTGTGGAGTTGCAGTAACGACGATGCACCTGGTGTCGGTGGTCCGGAAAACGGTAAGGTGAGTGCCGAGGCGCAGGCTGCTTTGTTTCAGCTCTATCCGAATGCTACCGATGTGAACTGGTCGGTGAAAGGCGAGTATGTGGTGGCGGATTTCAATATGGCGGCTACCCGTGCGGCAGCAGGCGAATATGCGGCCTGGTTCGACAATGCCGGCCGGTGGTACATGACGACGGACAGTGAAATCCTCTTCGACCAGTTACCCGCAGAAGTGAAAACCGCTTTCGGCGAGAGCGAGTACTCCGCATGGACCGTCGACGAGGTGGAACGGATTCAGCGCAATGGCTTGGAAGATGTCTATGTGATTGAAGTGAAGAATACGGTAGACGGCGTGGCAACGGAAATCGACCTTTATTATTCGAAGGACGGCGTACTGGTGAAAAAGCTGGTCGACATGGACGAAGATTATGATTACAGCGATTACATCCCCGTAGCTCCGGCCGCAGGTGTGGACGCGTTCCTGAAAGCGAATTTCCCCAATGCCCGCATTTTGGACATCGACCGTGAAGATAACATGACGGAAGTGGAAATTCTGGATGGAAAGGTAGTGCGCGAACTGCTGTTTGACGGGACGGGCAACTGGCTGTTTACCAAGACCGAAATGAGCTATGCCGCATTGCCCGCTGTGGTGAAACAGGCGTTGGACGCTTCTGAATATGCCGGTTACCGGGTGGACGATGTAGACCATTATGTAACTTCGGCAGAGGAATATTACCGCCTCGAACTGGAGTCTGTCATGGGTGACGTGAAAGTAAAGATTACCGCCACCGGCGAATTGTCGCCGATGGAGCAGAACCCTGCCGGACCCGGAAATAACGCCGGCGGCATACTGACCGACAAAATCAAGGAGTTCATCACTCAGAAATATGCGGGAGCGCGTATCATCGAATCCGATATGGAGAAAGGCATGACGGAAGTGGAAATTTTTCACGAAGGACGTGAGAAAGATGTGTACTTCAACGGTGCGCAGGATTGGGTGAGAACCGAATGGGGCGTGCGGGTGAATGAACTTCCCGCGGCTGTGCTCGATGTTATCAGAAAAACGTATGCGGATTATAGGATAGATGATGCGGATTATGTGGAAACACGTACCGAATCGTATTATCTGGTGGAATTGGAACGGGGAGAAAACGAAGTCGATCTGCGTATTCTTCCAAACGGAACGATTCTTTAA
- a CDS encoding helix-turn-helix domain-containing protein: MFSERIKELRIQNQIPQRQIAAALDIDTATYCKIEKGERKAKKEQITILSKMLHVNAEHLLTLWLADKVSAVVSNDQKVASKALLLVVETLKQDI, translated from the coding sequence ATGTTTTCAGAACGTATAAAAGAACTTCGTATTCAAAATCAGATACCGCAGCGGCAAATTGCTGCAGCTTTAGATATCGATACAGCTACATATTGCAAAATAGAGAAAGGCGAAAGAAAAGCAAAAAAAGAACAAATTACTATTTTGTCAAAAATGCTTCATGTCAATGCCGAACATTTATTAACTTTATGGCTTGCAGACAAAGTGTCAGCTGTGGTATCTAATGACCAAAAAGTAGCATCTAAAGCATTGCTGTTAGTAGTTGAAACATTGAAACAAGATATATAA
- the leuC gene encoding 3-isopropylmalate dehydratase large subunit produces MNTLFDKIWDAHVVQKVEDGPTQLYIDRLYCHEVTSPQAFAGLRARGIKCFRPEKIFCMPDHNTPTHDQDKPIEDPVSKTQVDTLAKNAEDFGLEHFGMMDKKNGIIHVVGPERGLTLPGMTIVCGDSHTSTHGAMGAVAFGIGTSEVEMVMASQCILQTRPKTMRITVDGKLGKGVTAKDVALYMMSKMTTSGATGYFVEYAGEAVRSLSMEGRLTLCNLSIEMGARGGMVAPDETTFEYIKGREYAPKGEAWDKALAYWKTLKSDEDAVFDKEVRFDAADIEPMITYGTNPGMGMGITQHIPATEGMGEAAKASFMKSMEYMGFRPGEPLLGKKIDYVFLGACTNGRIEDFRAFASIVKGRKKAADVVAWLVPGSWMVDAQIREEGLDKVLEEAGFAIRQPGCSACLAMNDDKVPAGKYAVSTSNRNFEGRQGPGARTLLASPLVAAAAAVTGVITDPREFI; encoded by the coding sequence ATGAATACATTATTTGATAAAATTTGGGATGCCCACGTTGTACAGAAGGTGGAAGACGGCCCTACACAACTTTACATAGACAGGCTTTATTGCCATGAAGTGACCAGCCCGCAGGCTTTTGCCGGATTGCGTGCCAGGGGAATCAAGTGTTTCCGTCCGGAAAAGATATTCTGTATGCCCGACCATAATACGCCGACGCACGACCAGGATAAACCTATCGAAGACCCCGTGTCAAAGACGCAGGTGGATACGCTTGCCAAGAATGCGGAAGATTTCGGACTGGAGCATTTCGGCATGATGGACAAGAAGAACGGCATTATCCATGTGGTGGGTCCGGAACGCGGGCTGACCTTGCCGGGCATGACGATTGTATGCGGTGACTCGCATACGTCCACTCACGGCGCAATGGGAGCGGTGGCTTTCGGCATCGGTACGAGCGAAGTGGAGATGGTGATGGCTTCGCAGTGTATTCTGCAAACCCGCCCCAAGACGATGCGCATTACCGTAGACGGCAAATTGGGTAAAGGGGTGACCGCCAAAGATGTGGCGCTCTATATGATGTCCAAGATGACTACCAGCGGCGCTACGGGCTACTTTGTGGAGTATGCCGGAGAGGCGGTGCGCAGCCTGTCCATGGAAGGACGCCTTACGCTGTGCAACCTCAGCATAGAAATGGGTGCGCGCGGCGGTATGGTTGCTCCGGACGAAACGACTTTCGAGTACATCAAGGGACGCGAATATGCTCCGAAAGGCGAAGCGTGGGACAAGGCGCTGGCATACTGGAAAACGTTGAAAAGCGATGAGGATGCCGTGTTCGATAAGGAAGTACGCTTCGACGCCGCCGACATCGAGCCGATGATTACCTATGGAACCAATCCGGGTATGGGCATGGGCATCACGCAGCACATCCCCGCTACCGAGGGCATGGGCGAGGCCGCCAAGGCATCTTTTATGAAGTCGATGGAGTATATGGGCTTCCGGCCGGGTGAACCGTTGTTGGGCAAGAAGATTGATTACGTGTTCCTGGGTGCTTGCACCAACGGCCGTATCGAGGATTTCCGTGCATTTGCCTCTATCGTGAAAGGCCGTAAGAAAGCGGCGGATGTAGTGGCATGGCTAGTTCCCGGTTCGTGGATGGTAGATGCGCAGATACGCGAGGAAGGCTTGGACAAAGTGCTGGAAGAGGCGGGATTCGCTATCCGCCAGCCGGGATGTTCGGCTTGTCTGGCGATGAATGATGACAAAGTGCCTGCCGGGAAATATGCGGTATCCACCAGTAACCGTAACTTTGAGGGACGTCAGGGACCGGGTGCACGCACATTGCTTGCCAGTCCGCTGGTGGCTGCGGCAGCGGCGGTGACGGGGGTGATTACAGACCCGAGGGAGTTTATCTAA
- a CDS encoding N-acetylmuramoyl-L-alanine amidase, with amino-acid sequence MRFINLIVIHCSATRCDRSYTEHDLTTDHLRRGFSDAGYHYYIRRNGDIKTLRPMTQPGAHVRGHNAHSLGICYEGGLDAHGHPADTRTDFQKHSLRVLVMLLLRDYPGSRLCGHRDLSPDLNGNGEIEPEEWIKECPCFDAAAIVREAAPPNPGCAG; translated from the coding sequence GTGAGATTTATCAACCTCATCGTCATTCACTGTTCCGCTACCCGCTGTGACCGTAGCTACACCGAACATGACTTGACAACAGACCACCTGCGCCGGGGCTTCTCCGACGCAGGTTATCACTATTACATCCGCAGGAACGGCGATATAAAGACGCTCCGTCCCATGACACAGCCCGGTGCGCATGTCCGCGGCCACAACGCCCACAGTTTGGGCATCTGCTACGAAGGCGGACTCGATGCGCACGGACATCCAGCCGATACCCGCACCGATTTTCAGAAACACTCCCTGCGGGTGCTCGTAATGCTGTTGCTGCGCGATTATCCCGGCAGCCGCCTCTGCGGTCACCGCGACCTCAGTCCCGACCTGAACGGCAACGGCGAGATAGAACCCGAAGAGTGGATAAAGGAGTGTCCCTGCTTCGATGCGGCTGCGATTGTGCGGGAAGCAGCGCCGCCTAATCCGGGGTGTGCGGGGTGA
- the dnaB gene encoding replicative DNA helicase, with product MAEIFNPHDADLESVILGACLAESTAMVLVSGKLCPEMFYEAKYGEIFAALLAMHRAGKAIDIITVRAELAARGKLEFVGGAFELARLLGRVASSAHLEYHALILRGMYIRREMISGLHRLLAVAADESVDLGDALAGLHQLIDHLEGKTDFAGCLRDMDRLMLDTLRQMDGRVANNRDGITGIPTGLRDLDRLTAGWQRGDLHIIAARPSVGKTAFALHLALVAGRAGKQVLVNSLEMQGERLGDRWLCAQAASLDAGHLKSGQLSADEQQQALEAARQLSCLPVYVDDNPKASMDHIRSSALLQKSKGHCDLLIIDYLQLCDMKSEQKNRNREQEVAEASRKAKLIAKELDIPVILLCQLNRECEMRADKRPALSDLRESGAIEQDADVVMLLYRPALYGLTSERKSKFPSEGLGMVILAKHRNGETGDVYFGHNPTLTKIGEYEPTLEWMARNARSSC from the coding sequence ATGGCAGAAATCTTCAATCCTCATGATGCCGACCTGGAGTCGGTAATCTTAGGCGCTTGTCTCGCCGAAAGTACCGCTATGGTGCTTGTAAGTGGGAAGCTGTGCCCCGAAATGTTTTACGAAGCGAAGTATGGCGAAATCTTTGCCGCCCTGCTTGCCATGCACCGCGCGGGCAAGGCGATAGACATCATTACGGTGCGTGCCGAGCTTGCCGCCCGTGGCAAACTGGAGTTCGTGGGCGGCGCCTTCGAACTGGCGCGTCTGTTGGGCAGGGTGGCATCGTCCGCCCACCTGGAGTATCATGCGCTTATCTTGCGCGGCATGTATATCCGGCGCGAGATGATTAGCGGCCTGCATCGTCTGCTTGCCGTAGCCGCCGATGAGTCGGTGGATTTGGGCGATGCCCTGGCCGGACTGCATCAGCTTATCGACCACCTGGAAGGTAAAACCGACTTTGCCGGCTGCCTGCGCGACATGGACCGCCTGATGCTGGATACCCTTAGGCAAATGGACGGCAGGGTGGCGAACAACCGCGACGGCATCACCGGCATCCCCACCGGCCTGCGCGACCTCGACAGGCTCACTGCCGGCTGGCAGCGGGGCGATCTGCACATCATAGCCGCCCGTCCTTCGGTGGGCAAGACCGCCTTTGCCCTGCATCTGGCACTGGTGGCGGGACGTGCCGGGAAGCAGGTGTTGGTGAACAGCCTCGAAATGCAGGGCGAAAGGCTGGGCGACCGCTGGCTCTGCGCACAGGCTGCCTCGCTGGATGCCGGACACCTCAAAAGCGGGCAACTCAGCGCCGACGAGCAGCAACAGGCTCTGGAAGCCGCCCGGCAACTGTCGTGCCTGCCTGTGTATGTGGACGACAACCCGAAGGCGAGCATGGATCATATCCGCTCGTCGGCTCTGCTGCAAAAGAGCAAGGGGCATTGCGACCTGCTGATTATCGACTATCTGCAACTCTGCGATATGAAGTCGGAACAGAAGAACCGCAACCGTGAACAGGAAGTGGCGGAAGCGAGCCGCAAGGCAAAGCTGATAGCCAAGGAGCTGGATATTCCCGTTATCCTGCTCTGCCAGTTGAACCGTGAGTGCGAGATGCGTGCCGACAAGCGGCCTGCACTGAGCGACCTCAGAGAGAGCGGCGCCATCGAGCAGGATGCCGATGTGGTGATGTTGCTCTATCGTCCCGCACTGTACGGACTGACGTCCGAGCGCAAGAGCAAATTCCCTTCCGAAGGGTTGGGCATGGTGATTCTTGCCAAGCACCGCAACGGCGAGACGGGAGATGTATATTTCGGGCATAACCCCACGCTGACGAAGATTGGCGAGTACGAACCCACACTGGAGTGGATGGCGAGAAACGCACGCTCTTCCTGTTAG
- a CDS encoding 2-isopropylmalate synthase translates to MSDKLFIFDTTLRDGEQVPGCQLNTVEKIQVARQLEALGVDVIEAGFPISSPGDFNSVIEISKAVTWPTICALTRAVQKDIDVAAEALQFAKHKRIHTGIGTSDSHIRYKFNSNREEIIERAVAAVKYARRYVEDVEFYAEDAGRTDNEYLARVVEAVIKAGATVVNIPDTTGYCLPGEYGAKIKYLMEHVDGIHNAVISTHCHNDLGMATANTMAGVLNGARQVEVTINGIGERAGNTSLEEVAMIIRCHKDINIETNINTQKIYPTSRMVSSLMNMPVQPNKAIVGRNAFAHSSGIHQDGVLKNVQTYEIIDPHDVGIDDNSIVLTARSGRAALKNRLQVLGVSLDQQKLDKIYEDFLKLADKKKDINDDDILVLAGADRSQNHRIKLEYLQVTSGVGVRSVASIGLNISGEKFEAAASGNGPVDAAIKALKKIIDRHMTLKEFTIQAISKGSDDMGKVHMQVEYDNRIYYGFGANTDIIAASVEAYIDCINKF, encoded by the coding sequence ATGAGTGATAAATTATTTATTTTCGACACAACGCTCCGCGATGGCGAGCAGGTTCCGGGATGCCAGTTGAATACAGTGGAAAAAATTCAGGTGGCAAGGCAACTGGAAGCGCTGGGCGTGGATGTGATTGAGGCGGGATTCCCCATTTCGAGTCCGGGTGACTTTAACTCGGTGATTGAGATTTCCAAAGCTGTGACGTGGCCTACGATTTGCGCCTTGACACGTGCCGTACAGAAAGATATTGACGTGGCGGCGGAAGCTCTGCAATTTGCCAAGCATAAACGTATTCATACCGGTATCGGTACTTCCGACTCGCACATCAGATATAAATTCAATTCCAACCGCGAGGAGATTATCGAACGTGCCGTAGCGGCAGTGAAGTATGCCCGTCGCTATGTAGAGGATGTCGAATTCTATGCCGAAGATGCCGGACGCACGGATAACGAATACCTGGCGCGTGTGGTGGAAGCCGTTATCAAAGCGGGCGCTACGGTGGTGAATATTCCCGATACCACCGGTTACTGCCTTCCCGGTGAGTATGGTGCGAAGATAAAATATCTGATGGAGCATGTGGACGGCATTCATAACGCTGTCATCTCCACGCATTGCCACAACGACCTGGGTATGGCTACTGCCAATACAATGGCAGGTGTGCTGAACGGCGCCCGCCAGGTGGAAGTTACTATCAACGGTATCGGCGAACGTGCCGGAAATACTTCGCTTGAAGAGGTGGCTATGATTATCAGATGTCATAAGGATATCAATATTGAAACCAATATCAACACGCAGAAGATTTACCCTACCAGCCGTATGGTATCCAGCCTGATGAATATGCCGGTGCAGCCTAACAAGGCAATCGTAGGCCGTAATGCCTTTGCGCACTCGTCGGGCATTCATCAGGACGGCGTATTGAAGAATGTGCAGACTTATGAGATTATCGACCCGCACGATGTGGGCATCGATGACAACTCTATCGTACTGACCGCCCGTAGCGGACGCGCTGCCTTGAAGAACCGCCTGCAGGTGTTGGGCGTGTCTCTGGATCAGCAGAAACTGGATAAGATTTACGAAGATTTCCTGAAACTTGCCGATAAGAAGAAAGATATTAACGACGATGATATTCTGGTATTGGCAGGTGCGGACCGCTCGCAGAATCATCGTATCAAACTGGAATACTTGCAGGTGACGAGCGGCGTAGGTGTCCGTTCGGTAGCCAGTATCGGGTTGAACATTTCGGGTGAGAAGTTCGAAGCCGCCGCCAGCGGAAACGGTCCGGTAGATGCCGCAATCAAAGCCCTGAAGAAGATAATAGACCGCCACATGACGTTGAAGGAGTTTACCATTCAGGCCATCAGCAAGGGGAGTGATGATATGGGTAAGGTGCACATGCAGGTGGAATATGATAACCGTATCTACTATGGTTTCGGCGCCAATACGGATATTATAGCTGCGTCGGTGGAAGCGTATATAGACTGTATTAATAAATTTTAG
- a CDS encoding smalltalk protein produces the protein MATKSNWWDKLLKIVIAVASAVLGALGMNAMPA, from the coding sequence ATGGCAACAAAATCAAACTGGTGGGACAAGCTCCTTAAAATCGTAATCGCCGTAGCTTCGGCTGTTTTAGGCGCTTTAGGCATGAACGCAATGCCCGCCTGA
- the dcm gene encoding DNA (cytosine-5-)-methyltransferase yields the protein MAKVKYDMMDSDLASAVLSEAKSVYGLKTYISLFSSAGVGCYGFKEEGFYCIATVELLERRLKIQSYNHKCAYKSGYICGDMTLQETKDKVFNELTLWKSALNVTDLDVLIATPPCQGMSVANHKKKDELKRNSLVVESIKMTQQIKPKFFIYENVRAFLSSVCTDIDGQDKSIKEAINSNLSGIYNISYQVLNFKDYGNPSSRTRTLVVGVRKDLKEITPFDLYPNKQPERTLRQVIGHLPSLTKMGEISPDDIYHNFRRYSSHMEAWIADIKEGQSAFDNTDISKIPHTVKDGVVVYNARKNGDKYTRQCWDKVAPCIHTRNDIMASQNTVHPTDNRVFSIREIMLMMSVPSSFAWSDISFKDLNALSEKQKREFLKKEEINIRQNLGEAVPTVIFRQIAHKIRKVLCKPILSEQDIKVLIEKKQLTNPSYLLDYIKTSNYHSFADLSKIAELANAQREDNAAYYTRQDICFSIVKNLPEAKDYTELNILEPSIGVGNFLPTLIQKYSNIPIVNIDVVDIDSVSIEILKELVGKINIPSNVHINYIHADFLLYQFNKKYDIVVGNPPYKKLTKEKELLSLYKSESYNKDTNNIFSFFIEKAMRIGNIVSLVVPKSLINAPEFNTTRLLMKEKRLSHIIDFGEKGFKGVKIETICFILDTRKKPKNTIVESYITNSVDEHQQTYLMDDKFPYWLIYRNDEFDKVANKMDFNVFKAYRDRVITKSITKSNGKIRVLKSRNIGDNEIINIPEYDSYIDDIEGLDVAKYLNQANCILLPNLTYNPRACFLPKGCIADGSVAILTLANAGDSITKTDLAFYATDSFTKFYAIARNLGTRSLNIDNNSVFFFGKLKSQRV from the coding sequence ATGGCTAAAGTAAAATATGATATGATGGATTCAGATTTAGCTTCGGCTGTATTATCTGAAGCTAAATCAGTTTATGGTCTTAAAACCTATATCAGCCTATTTAGTAGTGCAGGGGTTGGCTGTTATGGATTCAAAGAAGAGGGGTTCTACTGTATTGCAACAGTAGAATTGTTAGAGCGACGATTAAAAATACAATCATATAATCACAAGTGTGCGTATAAGAGTGGTTATATTTGTGGTGATATGACCTTACAGGAAACCAAAGATAAAGTTTTTAATGAACTTACTCTTTGGAAAAGCGCACTTAATGTTACAGATCTTGATGTGCTTATTGCCACTCCACCGTGTCAAGGCATGTCTGTAGCCAACCATAAAAAGAAAGACGAGCTAAAACGTAACTCATTGGTTGTAGAGTCAATAAAAATGACACAACAAATCAAACCTAAATTTTTTATTTATGAGAATGTTCGTGCGTTTTTAAGTTCGGTTTGTACTGATATTGATGGTCAAGACAAGTCGATAAAAGAGGCCATAAACAGTAATTTATCAGGAATTTATAATATTTCGTATCAAGTTCTTAATTTTAAGGATTATGGCAATCCATCCAGTCGTACACGAACTCTTGTAGTCGGAGTTAGGAAAGATTTGAAAGAGATTACACCTTTTGATTTATATCCAAATAAACAACCTGAAAGAACATTGCGTCAGGTTATAGGACATCTTCCGTCTTTAACAAAAATGGGAGAAATATCACCTGATGATATATACCATAATTTCCGACGATACTCTTCGCATATGGAAGCATGGATTGCCGATATTAAGGAAGGGCAATCTGCTTTTGACAATACCGATATATCAAAAATTCCGCATACAGTTAAAGATGGTGTTGTTGTATATAATGCCCGGAAAAATGGAGATAAATATACTCGGCAATGTTGGGATAAGGTAGCTCCTTGTATTCACACGCGTAATGATATTATGGCGAGCCAGAATACAGTACATCCTACTGACAATCGTGTTTTCAGTATTAGGGAAATAATGCTTATGATGTCGGTTCCCTCGTCTTTTGCATGGTCTGATATATCATTTAAAGATTTGAATGCTTTATCCGAGAAACAAAAACGAGAGTTTTTGAAGAAAGAAGAAATAAATATTCGCCAAAACTTAGGAGAAGCTGTTCCAACTGTTATATTTCGACAAATTGCACATAAAATACGGAAAGTTTTATGTAAACCGATCTTGTCAGAACAGGACATTAAAGTACTGATCGAAAAAAAACAATTAACAAATCCGTCATATTTGCTGGACTATATTAAAACTTCCAATTATCATAGCTTTGCGGATTTATCAAAAATTGCAGAATTGGCAAATGCACAAAGAGAGGATAATGCAGCATATTACACAAGACAAGACATTTGTTTCTCTATTGTTAAGAATCTGCCCGAAGCAAAGGATTATACGGAATTAAATATCTTGGAACCGTCCATTGGCGTGGGCAATTTTTTGCCGACATTAATACAAAAGTATTCAAATATTCCTATTGTAAATATTGACGTGGTTGATATTGATTCTGTAAGCATTGAAATTCTGAAAGAATTGGTAGGCAAGATAAATATACCATCTAACGTACATATAAATTACATACATGCAGATTTTTTGTTGTATCAATTTAATAAGAAGTATGACATTGTTGTAGGTAATCCGCCATATAAAAAGCTGACAAAAGAAAAAGAATTGCTTTCTCTTTACAAATCAGAATCTTACAATAAGGATACTAATAATATATTTTCATTTTTCATAGAGAAAGCTATGAGAATAGGTAATATTGTATCATTGGTTGTGCCTAAAAGTCTTATAAATGCTCCCGAATTTAATACGACACGTTTATTAATGAAAGAAAAGAGATTGTCGCATATCATAGATTTCGGAGAAAAGGGATTTAAGGGGGTGAAAATTGAAACAATTTGCTTTATTCTTGATACTCGGAAAAAACCGAAAAATACAATTGTTGAATCTTATATTACGAATAGTGTAGATGAACACCAGCAAACATATTTGATGGATGATAAATTTCCCTATTGGTTGATTTATCGTAATGATGAATTTGATAAGGTCGCAAATAAGATGGATTTTAATGTCTTTAAGGCATATAGAGATAGGGTTATAACAAAATCCATAACGAAGAGCAATGGGAAAATTCGTGTTCTCAAATCACGTAATATTGGAGATAACGAGATAATCAATATCCCCGAATATGATAGTTATATTGATGACATAGAAGGTTTGGATGTTGCAAAGTATTTGAATCAGGCGAATTGTATCTTATTACCTAATCTTACATATAATCCACGTGCTTGTTTCTTGCCGAAAGGGTGCATAGCTGATGGTTCTGTAGCAATTCTCACGCTTGCAAATGCTGGTGATTCAATCACTAAAACAGATTTGGCATTTTACGCAACGGATAGTTTTACCAAATTTTATGCGATTGCGCGTAATTTAGGAACACGTTCACTTAATATTGACAATAATTCCGTTTTCTTTTTTGGAAAACTTAAATCTCAACGAGTATGA